Genomic segment of Chitinophaga varians:
GATGAACGCGAAGAAGAGTTTGTAAATTAACTTCCAATTGGGTTAACTTTGCAGGCAGGAATCGAATTTTAACAACAATTTATGATGACGAAAGAGCAGATTTTACAGGCCCTGAGCAACGTCGAAGAACCCGATCTGGGAAAGGATCTGGTGACGTTGAACATGGTAAAAGATATAGAGATAAACGGCAATAAGGTGAAGTTTACGGTAGTGCTGACAACACCGGCCTGCCCGTTGAAGGATCTTATCAGGAACGCATGTGTCAATGCCATTCATATGATGGTGAGCAAGGACGCGGAAGTGGAAGTGGTGATGACGGCCAATGTGAGCTCGCGCCGTACGGAAGGTAAAGGTGTACTGGCCGGCGTTAAAAATATTATTGTCGTGGCTTCCGGTAAAGGTGGCGTGGGCAAATCTACCGTGGCGGCCAATCTGGCGCTGGCACTGGGCCGTGATGGCGCCCGTGTGGGCCTGATGGACGCTGATATCTACGGACCGTCCGTTCCCATTATGTTTGGCCTCCGTGGCGAAAGACCGATGATGGTAGAGGTGGAAGGTAAAGGCATGATCCAGCCGATAGAGAAATTTGGCATTAAAGTGATGTCTATCGGCCTGCTGATCGATGAAAGACAGGCCGTGGTTTGGCGTGGCCCGATGGCCAGCAGCGCCCTCCGCCAGTTCCTCACCGATGTATACTGGGGCGAGCTGGACTATCTGGTGATCGATATGCCTCCCGGTACCGGTGATATCCACCTGACGCTGGTACAAACCGTACCGGTAACCGGCGCGGTGATGGTGACCACCCCGCAGGACGTGGCACTGGTAGATGTACAGAAAGGCATCGCCATGTTCAACGGCCAGCAGATTAATGTGCCTATCCTGGGACTGGTGGAAAATATGGCCTATTTCACACCGGCAGAGCTGCCGGAGAACAAATACTATATCTTCGGAAAAGAAGGTGGCAAAAAACTGGCGGAAGACCTGGAAAT
This window contains:
- a CDS encoding Mrp/NBP35 family ATP-binding protein, producing MMTKEQILQALSNVEEPDLGKDLVTLNMVKDIEINGNKVKFTVVLTTPACPLKDLIRNACVNAIHMMVSKDAEVEVVMTANVSSRRTEGKGVLAGVKNIIVVASGKGGVGKSTVAANLALALGRDGARVGLMDADIYGPSVPIMFGLRGERPMMVEVEGKGMIQPIEKFGIKVMSIGLLIDERQAVVWRGPMASSALRQFLTDVYWGELDYLVIDMPPGTGDIHLTLVQTVPVTGAVMVTTPQDVALVDVQKGIAMFNGQQINVPILGLVENMAYFTPAELPENKYYIFGKEGGKKLAEDLEIPFLGQIPLVQSIREGGDSGQPAMASDDKITRKAFLDVAGAAARSIAMRNANIAPTKIVDVIV